Proteins co-encoded in one Egicoccus sp. AB-alg6-2 genomic window:
- a CDS encoding quinone oxidoreductase, whose amino-acid sequence MRAVTFEEFGGPEVLRLQDVEEPTPGPGQLLVEVAVAGVNFIDTYQRTGVYALDLPSGLGLEGAGIVRAVGEGVTNRREGDRVAWTDQLGSYAQLATVAAERTVPVPERVDLDTAAALMLQGLTAHYLTSSTFTLGSDHTALMYAAAGGVGRLLLQLAKRRGARVLACTSTDEKEAEVRRLGADEVIRYRDVDIAATVRELTNGVGVDVVYDSVGADTFEASLDSLRPRGMMVLYGASSGPVPPIDPQILNPKGSLFLTRPTLKDYVDTPDSLEWRANALFELVAQEQLEVHIHDRYPLDDVQQAHIDLESGNTAGKLLLHP is encoded by the coding sequence GTGCGCGCGGTCACGTTCGAGGAGTTCGGCGGTCCCGAGGTCCTGCGGTTGCAGGACGTGGAGGAGCCGACGCCGGGTCCGGGCCAGCTGCTGGTCGAGGTGGCGGTGGCCGGGGTGAACTTCATCGACACCTACCAGCGCACCGGCGTGTACGCCCTCGACCTGCCGAGCGGTCTCGGGCTCGAGGGCGCCGGCATCGTCCGTGCGGTCGGCGAGGGGGTCACCAACCGCCGCGAAGGCGACCGGGTGGCATGGACCGACCAGCTCGGCTCGTACGCCCAGCTGGCGACGGTCGCCGCCGAGCGGACGGTCCCCGTGCCGGAGCGGGTCGACCTCGACACGGCCGCGGCGCTGATGCTGCAGGGCCTCACCGCCCACTACCTGACCAGTTCGACCTTCACGCTCGGCAGCGACCACACCGCGCTGATGTACGCGGCGGCGGGGGGCGTGGGCCGGCTGCTGCTGCAGCTCGCCAAGCGGCGTGGCGCCCGGGTGCTCGCGTGCACGTCGACCGACGAGAAGGAGGCCGAGGTCCGGCGTCTCGGCGCCGACGAGGTCATCCGCTACCGCGACGTCGACATCGCCGCCACCGTCCGCGAGCTCACCAACGGCGTCGGGGTCGACGTGGTCTACGACTCGGTGGGGGCCGACACGTTCGAAGCCTCGCTGGACTCGCTGCGACCGCGCGGGATGATGGTGCTCTACGGCGCCTCGTCCGGCCCCGTGCCCCCGATCGACCCGCAGATCCTCAATCCCAAGGGATCGCTGTTCCTGACCCGGCCGACGCTGAAGGACTACGTCGACACGCCGGACAGCCTCGAGTGGCGGGCGAACGCGCTCTTCGAGCTGGTGGCCCAGGAACAGCTCGAGGTGCACATCCACGACCGCTACCCCCTCGACGACGTCCAGCAGGCCCACATCGACCTCGAGTCGGGGAACACGGCCGGCAAGCTGCTGCTGCACCCGTGA
- a CDS encoding DUF2332 domain-containing protein encodes MRSDGRSPRELAEKFGRFAPACEQRSPLYGHLARAAAHDLDVAGLLAAAPTSGLAHPTLLFAAVHDLVLRGEAPELAAWYPTAGGTRSLTDGDPWPVFRAAVLQRRAAVEECIRTRRTQTNEVGRSTALLAALRLVERDAGRPLAWLDVGTSAGLTMRLRHFRHDLVGDGVVSASLGPADATVRLRCDVEGQPPFDALPEFAWRAGLDAAPVEAADADAAGWLQACVWPEQTDRLDRLRAALQVAARDPVPIHAGDAVGDLAGVAAQAPSDAHLVISHTWVLAYLERDAREAFDDAVASIGADRDLDRIGMESGGIVPGTRPDEVARSWLGRTTWRDGDRHDAVVAEVDDHGRWLRWGVGPR; translated from the coding sequence ATGAGGAGTGACGGCCGTTCACCGCGGGAGCTGGCGGAGAAGTTCGGCCGGTTCGCCCCCGCCTGCGAGCAACGCAGCCCGCTGTACGGCCACCTCGCCCGAGCGGCCGCCCACGACCTCGACGTGGCTGGCCTGCTGGCGGCCGCGCCGACGTCCGGACTCGCCCACCCCACCCTGCTGTTCGCGGCGGTACACGACCTGGTCCTGCGGGGGGAGGCTCCCGAGCTCGCCGCCTGGTACCCGACCGCTGGCGGTACGCGGTCCCTGACCGACGGCGACCCGTGGCCGGTGTTCCGCGCCGCCGTGTTGCAACGCCGTGCCGCCGTCGAGGAATGCATCCGCACCCGCCGCACCCAGACCAACGAGGTGGGTCGCAGCACCGCGCTGCTCGCGGCGTTGCGACTGGTCGAACGCGACGCCGGCCGGCCGCTGGCGTGGCTGGACGTCGGCACCTCGGCCGGCCTGACGATGCGTCTCCGACACTTCCGCCACGACCTCGTCGGCGACGGCGTCGTTTCGGCCAGCCTCGGCCCGGCGGACGCAACGGTGCGACTGCGGTGCGACGTCGAGGGACAGCCGCCGTTCGACGCGTTGCCGGAGTTCGCCTGGCGGGCCGGCCTCGACGCGGCACCGGTCGAGGCCGCCGACGCCGACGCGGCCGGCTGGCTGCAGGCCTGTGTGTGGCCGGAACAGACCGATCGGCTGGATCGGCTGCGCGCCGCGCTGCAGGTCGCCGCTCGGGATCCGGTGCCGATCCACGCCGGGGACGCGGTGGGCGACCTCGCGGGCGTCGCCGCGCAGGCACCGTCGGACGCGCACCTGGTGATCAGCCACACCTGGGTGCTCGCCTACCTCGAGCGCGACGCGCGGGAGGCGTTCGACGACGCCGTGGCTTCGATCGGCGCCGACCGCGACCTCGACCGCATCGGCATGGAGAGCGGCGGGATCGTGCCGGGGACCAGGCCGGACGAGGTCGCGCGGTCCTGGCTCGGGCGCACGACGTGGCGTGACGGTGACCGGCACGACGCCGTGGTCGCCGAGGTCGACGACCATGGACGCTGGCTGCGGTGGGGTGTCGGCCCACGCTGA
- a CDS encoding AAA family ATPase, producing the protein MVPTSPSEFSGVVDVRERLSAVGYLPDDAIETVTYLAERLRKPVLVEGPAGVGKTELAKAVAEARGAELIRLQCYEGLDEAKALYEWNYKKQLLRITHARGGDGGNGSASWDAVEDDLFGEDYLLERPLLRALRHPGDVVLLIDEVDKVDFEFEALLLEILSDFQVTIPELGTVKGTRHPFVVLTSNNTRELSEALKRRCLYLHLDYPSVEREKQIVLSRVPEAPEHLADQLVRIVRSLRQLELKKPPSISETLDWARTLLELGFDTVDEPVARSTMNVLLKYQQDVEKAVGHLRLPPRPEMN; encoded by the coding sequence GTGGTGCCCACCTCCCCGAGCGAGTTCAGCGGCGTCGTCGACGTCCGCGAGCGGTTGTCGGCCGTCGGCTACCTGCCGGACGACGCGATCGAGACCGTGACCTACCTGGCCGAGCGGCTGCGCAAGCCGGTGCTGGTCGAAGGCCCGGCCGGCGTCGGCAAGACCGAGCTCGCCAAGGCGGTGGCCGAGGCGCGCGGCGCCGAGCTGATCCGCCTGCAGTGCTACGAGGGCCTCGACGAGGCCAAGGCGCTGTACGAGTGGAACTACAAGAAGCAGCTGCTGCGGATCACCCACGCGCGCGGCGGCGACGGCGGGAACGGCAGCGCGAGTTGGGACGCCGTCGAGGACGACCTGTTCGGCGAGGACTACCTGCTGGAGCGCCCGCTGCTGCGTGCGCTCCGCCATCCCGGTGACGTCGTGCTCCTGATCGACGAGGTCGACAAGGTCGACTTCGAGTTCGAGGCCCTCCTGCTCGAGATCCTCTCGGACTTCCAGGTCACGATTCCCGAACTCGGGACGGTGAAGGGCACGCGACACCCCTTCGTGGTGCTCACGTCCAACAACACCCGCGAGCTGTCCGAAGCGCTCAAGCGGCGCTGTCTCTACCTCCACCTCGACTACCCGTCGGTCGAGCGCGAGAAGCAGATCGTGCTCTCCCGCGTACCCGAGGCACCCGAGCACCTCGCGGACCAGCTCGTCCGGATCGTCCGGAGCCTGCGACAGCTCGAGCTGAAGAAGCCGCCGTCGATCTCCGAGACCCTCGACTGGGCCCGCACCCTGCTCGAGCTCGGCTTCGACACCGTCGACGAGCCCGTCGCACGCAGCACCATGAACGTGCTGCTCAAGTACCAGCAGGACGTCGAGAAGGCCGTCGGGCACCTGCGCCTGCCGCCACGTCCCGAGATGAACTGA
- the nadD gene encoding nicotinate-nucleotide adenylyltransferase → MLRRVGLLGGTFDPPHLGHLVVAESARIDLELDEVRLLVAGDPWMKPVVTPARHRVEMARLATVEDRFLTVDARETRRAGPTYTVDTLEELHASEPHTEWCFLLGADATARMGEWHRIDDARPLARFVVVTRPGHDLHLAGSAGVERLAVPAVAVSSTELRDRYAAGRATRYLVPDRVDRYVREQRLYGVEW, encoded by the coding sequence ATGCTGCGCCGCGTCGGGCTGCTCGGTGGGACCTTCGATCCGCCACACCTCGGGCACCTGGTCGTCGCCGAATCGGCGCGGATCGACCTCGAGCTGGACGAGGTACGGCTGCTGGTCGCCGGCGACCCGTGGATGAAACCCGTCGTCACGCCGGCCCGCCACCGGGTCGAGATGGCGCGGCTGGCCACCGTCGAGGACCGCTTCCTCACCGTCGACGCCCGCGAGACCCGCCGTGCGGGGCCGACCTACACCGTCGACACCCTCGAGGAACTGCACGCCAGCGAGCCCCACACCGAGTGGTGCTTCCTGCTCGGGGCCGACGCGACCGCGCGCATGGGGGAGTGGCACCGCATCGACGACGCCCGTCCCCTGGCGCGCTTCGTGGTCGTCACGCGCCCGGGGCACGACCTGCACCTCGCCGGTTCCGCGGGCGTCGAGCGCCTGGCGGTGCCCGCCGTGGCGGTGTCGTCGACCGAGTTGCGCGACCGGTACGCCGCGGGGCGCGCGACCCGTTACCTCGTTCCCGATCGTGTCGACAGGTACGTGCGAGAACAACGCCTGTACGGAGTCGAGTGGTGA
- a CDS encoding alpha/beta fold hydrolase — MVAQHLAFGHGARVATLTSIMSTTGGHGVGRTHPQARWVLTTPTPVRDRDDYLDHVVAVATTIGTPDRVDAAARARAAVSWDRGVHPHGTARQLLAIRADGDRTARLAAVQLPTLVVHGDRDPLIDVSGGEATARAVAGARLEVVAGMGHDLPPVHVDGEVVPALLAHLWAHPAPAAASR, encoded by the coding sequence ATGGTCGCCCAGCACCTCGCCTTCGGCCACGGTGCCCGGGTCGCCACGCTCACCTCCATCATGTCGACGACCGGGGGTCACGGCGTCGGACGCACGCACCCACAGGCGAGGTGGGTGCTGACCACGCCGACCCCCGTCCGGGACCGCGACGACTACCTCGACCATGTCGTGGCCGTTGCGACGACGATCGGCACCCCGGACCGGGTCGACGCCGCGGCGCGGGCCCGGGCCGCCGTGAGCTGGGACCGGGGCGTGCACCCGCACGGCACGGCCCGGCAGCTCCTGGCGATCCGCGCCGACGGCGACCGCACCGCCCGACTGGCCGCCGTCCAGCTGCCGACCCTGGTGGTGCACGGCGACCGCGATCCACTCATCGACGTCTCCGGCGGCGAGGCCACCGCCCGAGCGGTGGCGGGTGCCCGGCTCGAGGTGGTGGCGGGAATGGGACACGACCTTCCACCCGTGCACGTCGACGGTGAGGTGGTGCCGGCGCTGCTGGCGCATCTGTGGGCACATCCCGCACCCGCCGCGGCCTCCCGGTGA
- a CDS encoding methylglyoxal synthase, producing MATVQPDAALALIAHDARKNDLVAFAERRRADLARFPLLATGTTGGRIADATGLEVERVESGPVGGDVQIGARLVVGGVLGVLFLRDPMTAHPHEPDIQALLKLCDIHGVPLATNLVTAELVLDALVDRDDAQRGTGP from the coding sequence TTGGCGACGGTGCAGCCCGATGCCGCGCTCGCGCTGATCGCCCACGACGCGCGCAAGAACGACCTGGTCGCGTTCGCCGAGCGTCGCCGGGCGGATCTGGCCCGGTTCCCCCTGCTGGCCACCGGCACGACCGGCGGGCGCATCGCCGACGCGACCGGCCTCGAGGTCGAACGCGTGGAGTCCGGCCCGGTCGGGGGAGACGTGCAGATCGGGGCACGGCTGGTGGTCGGCGGTGTCCTCGGCGTGCTCTTCCTGCGCGATCCCATGACGGCGCATCCCCACGAACCCGACATCCAGGCGCTGCTCAAGCTGTGCGACATCCACGGCGTCCCGCTGGCAACCAACCTCGTCACGGCCGAGCTCGTGCTCGACGCCCTGGTAGATCGCGACGACGCGCAGCGGGGCACAGGCCCGTGA
- a CDS encoding aminoacyl-tRNA deacylase, producing MSDTTPRTAAVEAAEALGLAHEVRVIERARSVEEAADRLGVPVEHLYKTLVVRRGQDDHLLVLVPGPSQLDWAKLRAHLGVSRLSLPDADEAREATGYERGTITPLGTRQPLPVIVDAAATGAERIAIGGGAHGVSLLLSPTELVAAVAAEVVDVTRN from the coding sequence ATGAGCGACACGACCCCCCGAACCGCCGCGGTGGAGGCGGCCGAGGCGCTCGGCCTCGCGCACGAGGTCCGCGTCATCGAGCGCGCCCGCAGCGTCGAGGAGGCAGCCGACCGGCTCGGTGTGCCGGTCGAACACCTGTACAAGACCCTGGTGGTGCGTCGCGGCCAGGACGACCACCTGCTCGTGCTGGTCCCCGGCCCGTCGCAACTCGACTGGGCGAAGCTGCGGGCGCACCTCGGCGTGTCGCGACTCTCGCTGCCCGACGCCGACGAGGCGCGCGAGGCCACCGGCTATGAGCGCGGCACCATCACCCCGCTCGGGACGCGGCAGCCGTTGCCGGTGATCGTCGACGCGGCGGCCACCGGTGCCGAACGGATCGCGATCGGCGGCGGTGCGCACGGCGTGTCCCTGCTGCTCTCGCCCACCGAGCTGGTGGCCGCCGTCGCCGCCGAGGTCGTCGACGTCACCCGGAACTGA
- a CDS encoding phosphotransferase has protein sequence MGERPTAGRDPLAAARHLEGDGALEVLREASRQAGARLVQATLRSVHHRPGRSVTHVYAATLATGDQHHEVLLVAHVDAKPLPADSFVLQQGADAVAVWRFPNDPFLPGLAPAVHYQRVRELLDTLDGPPGEVGLRTRAYRPTRRAVVEVTVTDPATTGADARASGRLLYLKVLAGRRADELAELHRQLRTTVPVPRVVGVASRQGIVAFEAMAGATLREAVVGGLPLPEPQALLELSHQFAASGLRSRRDPRAFADPTRHLDFLGRYVPGAAADLQRLAAEIVGLDAPLVPVHGDLHDGQLLLADGAVTGVLDVDGAGPGHLVTDAGNLVAHLEVIGHVWPELADRARDYAAAVAEAYRPVVGDRPLALATAGAWIALATGPHRAQDPGWETETEVRVAKALAAAR, from the coding sequence GTGGGCGAACGACCGACGGCTGGGCGCGACCCCTTGGCGGCGGCCCGCCACCTCGAGGGCGACGGCGCTCTCGAGGTGCTGCGAGAGGCCAGCCGTCAGGCCGGAGCCCGGCTCGTCCAGGCCACCCTCCGGAGCGTGCACCACCGCCCGGGCCGGTCGGTGACCCACGTCTACGCCGCCACCCTGGCGACGGGTGACCAGCACCACGAGGTGCTCCTGGTCGCCCACGTCGACGCCAAGCCGCTGCCGGCCGACAGCTTCGTCCTGCAGCAGGGCGCCGACGCCGTCGCGGTGTGGCGCTTCCCCAACGATCCGTTCCTGCCCGGGCTCGCGCCGGCGGTGCACTACCAGCGGGTCCGCGAACTCCTCGACACCCTCGACGGGCCGCCCGGGGAGGTAGGTCTACGAACCCGCGCCTACCGGCCGACGCGTCGTGCCGTGGTCGAGGTGACGGTGACCGATCCGGCGACCACCGGCGCGGACGCGCGCGCGAGCGGACGTCTGCTCTACCTGAAGGTCCTGGCGGGACGCCGCGCCGACGAGCTCGCCGAACTCCACCGACAGCTGCGGACGACGGTGCCCGTGCCACGCGTGGTCGGGGTCGCGTCGCGGCAGGGCATCGTGGCGTTCGAGGCCATGGCCGGGGCGACCCTGCGTGAGGCGGTCGTCGGCGGACTGCCCCTGCCGGAGCCGCAGGCGCTGCTGGAGCTGTCCCATCAGTTCGCGGCGAGTGGGCTGCGCAGCCGGCGTGATCCGCGTGCCTTCGCGGATCCCACCCGCCACCTCGACTTCCTCGGCCGGTACGTGCCCGGGGCGGCCGCCGACCTGCAGCGGCTCGCCGCCGAGATCGTCGGGCTCGATGCGCCGCTGGTGCCGGTGCACGGTGATCTGCACGACGGGCAGCTGCTGCTGGCCGACGGGGCCGTCACCGGCGTGCTGGACGTCGACGGTGCCGGCCCCGGACACCTCGTGACGGATGCGGGCAACCTCGTCGCGCACCTCGAGGTCATCGGGCACGTCTGGCCCGAGCTGGCGGACCGGGCGCGCGACTACGCTGCAGCGGTCGCCGAGGCCTACCGACCCGTGGTCGGCGACCGTCCCCTCGCCCTGGCGACCGCCGGCGCCTGGATCGCCCTGGCGACCGGTCCCCACCGCGCCCAGGACCCCGGGTGGGAGACCGAGACCGAGGTGCGTGTCGCCAAGGCGCTCGCCGCAGCGCGGTGA
- a CDS encoding zinc-binding alcohol dehydrogenase family protein — protein sequence MRAIRITEFGGPEVLQVVDDEPEPSPFPGGVVLDVAHAGLNYADTHQAENSYLAPASLPLVPGAEVVGTTPDGRRVVALLAGGGYAQRAAAAEALTFEVPDGVDDGQALALVLQGATAWHLLRTSARLSEGESVVVHAAAGGVGTLAVQLARHWGGGRVIAVASSEDKRRLALDLGADVAVDAGEADLKGAIEDAADGKVDVVLEMVGGTTTDQSLAALAPFGRLVFFGMASRTPPSPVDLGQLMRRSRGVIGFWLAHAMSDPQRHLAAPMQELFALTASGTLRPVVGGTYPLADAAQAHRDLRERRSVGKLLLDPNT from the coding sequence GTGCGTGCCATCCGCATCACCGAGTTCGGCGGGCCCGAGGTCCTCCAGGTCGTCGACGACGAACCCGAACCGTCACCCTTTCCCGGCGGCGTCGTCCTCGACGTCGCCCACGCCGGGCTGAACTACGCCGACACCCACCAGGCGGAGAACTCCTACCTCGCCCCCGCCAGCCTGCCGCTGGTGCCGGGGGCGGAGGTCGTCGGAACCACGCCCGACGGCCGGCGTGTCGTCGCGCTGCTGGCGGGTGGCGGCTACGCGCAGCGTGCCGCGGCGGCCGAGGCACTGACGTTCGAGGTACCCGACGGCGTCGACGACGGCCAGGCGCTCGCCCTGGTGCTCCAGGGCGCCACGGCCTGGCACCTGTTGCGGACCTCGGCGCGGCTGTCGGAGGGCGAATCCGTGGTCGTGCACGCCGCCGCCGGTGGCGTCGGCACCCTGGCGGTGCAGCTGGCGCGGCACTGGGGGGGCGGGCGGGTGATCGCGGTCGCGTCGTCCGAGGACAAGCGCCGGCTCGCGCTGGACCTCGGTGCCGACGTCGCGGTCGACGCCGGCGAGGCCGACCTCAAGGGCGCGATCGAGGACGCCGCGGACGGCAAGGTCGACGTCGTGCTGGAGATGGTCGGCGGCACGACGACCGACCAGAGCCTGGCGGCGCTGGCACCGTTCGGCCGGCTCGTGTTCTTCGGCATGGCGTCCCGCACGCCGCCGTCGCCGGTCGACCTCGGTCAGCTGATGCGTCGCTCGCGCGGCGTCATCGGCTTCTGGCTCGCCCACGCGATGAGCGATCCGCAGCGGCACCTCGCCGCCCCGATGCAGGAGCTGTTCGCGCTGACCGCGTCGGGCACGTTGCGCCCGGTGGTCGGCGGCACCTATCCGCTCGCGGACGCCGCGCAGGCCCACCGCGACCTGCGCGAACGGCGCTCTGTCGGCAAGTTGCTGCTCGACCCGAACACATGA
- a CDS encoding tryptophan 2,3-dioxygenase family protein: MRYYWDYLGLDDLLGAQRLASIEDGGAPAHDEMLFIVTHQAFELWFKQILWELDAVVDTLAAAPVDEREMGQVLHRLERIKEIQPLLVQQFAVLETMTPLDFLDFRDLLIPASGFQSLQFRLVENRLGLDPAKRMKIQGSHYTSRLSREHAERVAASESEPTLLGALDAWLARTPFLRFGDFDFWSAYRDAVTAMIERDRALIASNASLDEVSRQQQLDAFETTVETFATLFDRDRWEELRAQGKRRLSHEAFLAALLISLYRDEPAFHTPHRLLRTLVDLDIGFNAFRNAHAQLVHRTIGGRIGTGGTSGHEYLEAAARRHRVFTDLFDLATYSVPRDELPALPGDVREQLRFRFQAATGNG; the protein is encoded by the coding sequence GTGCGCTACTACTGGGACTACCTCGGACTCGATGACCTGCTCGGCGCGCAGCGGCTCGCGTCGATCGAGGACGGCGGAGCCCCGGCGCACGACGAGATGTTGTTCATCGTCACCCACCAGGCCTTCGAGCTGTGGTTCAAGCAGATCCTGTGGGAACTCGACGCGGTCGTCGACACGCTGGCCGCCGCGCCCGTCGACGAACGCGAGATGGGGCAGGTGCTCCACCGCCTCGAGCGCATCAAGGAGATCCAGCCGCTGCTCGTCCAGCAGTTCGCGGTCCTCGAGACGATGACACCGCTGGACTTCCTGGACTTCCGCGACCTGCTCATCCCCGCCAGCGGGTTCCAGTCGCTGCAGTTCCGCCTCGTCGAGAACCGCCTCGGCCTCGACCCGGCCAAGCGGATGAAGATCCAGGGATCCCACTACACGTCGCGCCTGTCGCGCGAACACGCCGAGCGGGTCGCCGCCTCCGAATCCGAGCCGACCCTGCTGGGTGCCCTGGACGCCTGGTTGGCCCGCACCCCGTTCCTGCGCTTCGGCGACTTCGACTTCTGGTCCGCCTACCGCGACGCGGTCACGGCCATGATCGAACGTGACCGCGCCCTGATCGCCTCCAACGCCAGCCTGGACGAGGTGAGCCGCCAACAGCAGCTGGACGCCTTCGAGACCACGGTCGAGACCTTCGCGACCCTGTTCGACCGCGATCGCTGGGAGGAACTGCGCGCCCAGGGCAAGCGCCGCCTGTCGCACGAGGCCTTCCTGGCGGCCCTGCTCATCTCGCTCTACCGCGACGAGCCCGCCTTCCACACCCCCCACCGGCTGCTGCGCACCCTGGTCGACCTCGACATCGGCTTCAACGCGTTCCGCAACGCCCATGCCCAGCTCGTCCACCGCACCATCGGGGGACGCATCGGCACGGGCGGAACCTCCGGACACGAGTACCTCGAGGCGGCCGCGCGTCGCCACCGGGTCTTCACCGACCTGTTCGACCTCGCCACCTACTCGGTGCCGCGTGACGAGCTGCCGGCGCTGCCGGGCGACGTACGGGAGCAGCTGCGGTTCCGGTTCCAAGCCGCCACCGGGAACGGTTGA
- a CDS encoding response regulator transcription factor translates to MNVLIVEDEARIAAFVERGLKAEGFGVQIAPDGETGYALACNEDIDLVVLDLMLPGLSGEEVLARLRQRRPDVPVIILTARDAVEDRVRNLNNGADDYVTKPFSFVELLARIHARLRARDQVSATELTAGGVTLDLRTRTARIEGHEVSLTAREFALLENFMRHPNQVLSQVQLMDRVWGYDFDPGSNVVEVYVGYLRRKLRKDLIETVRGAGYRLRTS, encoded by the coding sequence ATGAACGTATTGATCGTCGAGGACGAAGCGCGCATCGCGGCCTTCGTCGAGCGCGGGCTCAAGGCCGAGGGGTTCGGGGTACAGATCGCCCCCGACGGTGAGACCGGCTATGCCCTGGCCTGCAACGAGGACATCGACCTCGTGGTGCTCGACCTGATGTTGCCCGGCCTGTCCGGCGAAGAGGTGCTCGCACGGTTGCGGCAGCGGCGTCCGGACGTCCCCGTGATCATCCTGACCGCCCGTGACGCGGTCGAGGACCGGGTGCGCAACCTCAACAACGGCGCCGACGACTACGTCACCAAGCCGTTCAGCTTCGTCGAGCTGCTCGCGCGCATCCATGCCCGTCTCCGCGCCCGGGACCAGGTCAGCGCCACCGAACTGACCGCCGGTGGCGTCACACTGGACCTGAGGACGCGCACAGCCCGGATCGAGGGCCACGAGGTCTCGCTGACCGCGCGCGAGTTCGCGCTGCTCGAGAACTTCATGCGTCACCCCAACCAGGTGCTGTCCCAGGTCCAGTTGATGGACCGGGTCTGGGGCTACGACTTCGATCCCGGTTCCAACGTCGTCGAGGTCTACGTCGGGTACCTGCGCCGGAAGCTGCGCAAGGACCTGATCGAGACCGTCCGGGGTGCCGGCTACCGCCTGCGGACCTCGTGA
- a CDS encoding VWA domain-containing protein, which yields MDERVAHVLAEGPPPLNGFLQRVLDFVQALRRAGVGPTQSEAIDAVRTLPHLDLLERTQLREALAAVTVTSQTQRRAFDDLFELYFPARKAAADDTPPVTDEPADETDPDDYLQDLLDELMEGGDEAVRRMARLAVDQFGRVEGRDGGVSYFQYKVFRAVDLQQLLRDMLGRAVDDEGQLTPLQERLYRDEFEARLRTFQQEVEAEIRRRAAAQRGLDQVADRMTRPPVEELDFFHLSAEDQAQLRAQIRPLARKLATRVSVKRRHGKDGRLDVRRTVRQSLATGGVPFDPKFKPRRPHKPELFLICDVSGSVASFARFTLMFVHALQEQFSKVRSFAFIDTLDEVTALFEQGDAADAMRRMMSEAELVWLDGHSDYGHSLERFHAEYARDLTPRSTVIILGDARNNYRQANAWVLQDLARRARRLYWLNPEPIQFWDTGDSISSSYARFVEDMVEVRNLKQLAAFVERIA from the coding sequence GTGGACGAGCGTGTCGCACACGTGTTGGCCGAGGGCCCGCCGCCGCTCAACGGCTTCCTCCAGCGGGTGCTGGACTTCGTGCAGGCGCTGCGCCGTGCCGGCGTCGGCCCCACGCAGTCCGAGGCGATCGACGCGGTGCGGACCCTGCCCCATCTCGACCTGCTCGAACGCACCCAGCTACGTGAGGCGCTGGCCGCCGTGACGGTCACCTCCCAGACCCAGCGACGCGCCTTCGACGACCTGTTCGAGCTGTACTTCCCGGCACGGAAGGCGGCCGCGGACGACACCCCGCCGGTCACCGACGAACCGGCCGACGAGACCGATCCCGACGACTACCTCCAGGACCTGCTCGACGAACTGATGGAGGGCGGCGACGAGGCGGTCCGGCGCATGGCCCGTCTCGCCGTCGACCAGTTCGGCAGGGTCGAGGGGCGGGACGGCGGCGTGTCCTACTTCCAGTACAAGGTGTTCCGCGCCGTCGACCTGCAACAGCTCCTGCGGGACATGCTCGGCCGTGCCGTCGACGACGAAGGCCAACTCACCCCCCTGCAGGAGCGGCTGTACCGGGACGAGTTCGAGGCCAGGCTGCGCACCTTCCAGCAGGAGGTCGAAGCCGAGATCCGGCGTCGTGCGGCCGCCCAACGCGGCCTCGACCAGGTTGCCGACCGCATGACGCGTCCGCCCGTCGAGGAACTCGACTTCTTCCACCTCTCCGCCGAGGACCAGGCCCAGCTCCGGGCCCAGATCCGGCCGCTCGCGCGCAAGCTGGCCACCCGCGTGTCGGTGAAGCGGCGGCACGGCAAGGATGGCCGGCTCGACGTGCGGCGCACGGTGCGCCAGTCGCTGGCCACCGGCGGGGTGCCGTTCGACCCGAAGTTCAAGCCGCGCCGGCCCCACAAGCCGGAGCTGTTCCTCATCTGCGACGTCTCCGGATCGGTGGCCTCGTTCGCCCGGTTCACCCTGATGTTCGTCCACGCGCTGCAGGAACAGTTCAGCAAGGTGCGCTCGTTCGCGTTCATCGACACCCTCGACGAGGTCACCGCCCTGTTCGAACAGGGCGACGCCGCAGACGCGATGCGGCGGATGATGTCCGAGGCCGAACTGGTCTGGCTCGACGGGCACTCCGACTACGGCCACTCCCTCGAGCGCTTCCACGCCGAGTACGCCCGCGACCTCACCCCCCGCTCCACCGTCATCATCCTCGGCGACGCGCGCAACAACTACCGCCAGGCCAATGCCTGGGTGCTGCAGGATCTCGCCCGGCGGGCTCGCCGCCTGTACTGGCTCAATCCCGAACCGATCCAGTTCTGGGACACCGGCGACTCGATCTCCTCGTCGTACGCGCGCTTCGTCGAGGACATGGTGGAGGTGCGCAACCTCAAGCAGCTGGCCGCGTTCGTCGAGCGGATCGCCTAG